The genome window TTCTTGGCTGCGCCGTTCCGTTTCGCGCACCGACCATGCGTTTTTTACGGCTTTGTGCGCCAGTTCTAGCTGCTGCTGCACGGGGAGGTTGATGAGGGCGCGGGCGTGTCCCATTTCTAGGTGGTGTTGCGCCATCATGTCTTGGATGGGCTCGGGCAGTTTGAGCAGGCGCAGGCTGTTGGTGATGGTGCTGCGGCTGCGCCCGATGGCTTGGGCGATGGCTTCGTGGGTGAGCTCAAATTCGTCGATGAGGCGGCGCAAGCCTTGAGCTTCTTCTATGGGGTTTAGGTTTTCGCGCTGGATGTTTTCAATTAAGCCCATCGCCATCGCGGTTTTGTCGTTGATGTGTTTGATGACGACGGGCACTTCGGTTAAGCCTGCGAGCTGGGCGGCGCGTAGGCGGCGTTCGCCTGCGATGAGTTCGTAGTTGTCCAGCCCGTATTCGCGCACGGTAATGGGCTGGATGATGCCTTGGGCTTTGATGCTGTCGGCGAGTTCTTGCAGGCTGTCGTCGTCAAACTGGGTGCGGGCTTGGTAACGGCTGGGGCGGATTTGGGTAATGGGGATGTGGGTGAGCCGGTTGTCTTGCTCGGCGGGCGGGAGGTTGCCGGATAGGGCGATGAGGGAGTCTAGGCCTCTGCCGAGACCGCTTTTGGGTTTGGACATGAGATGATTCCTTGCTGGGGATGTGGGTTTGGGTTTCAGGCTGCATCGGGCGGGTGCGGCAGCCTGAAAATGGTTGGGCGGGCGCAATGGCTTGCAAATCTGTTTTCAGGCTGCCTGTTGGTTTGCGGCTTCGCGCGCTTCTTGTTCCGCTTTGTGTTGCCGCAGCCATTCGATGGCGGCGGCTTTTTCGGCGGGCGTGCCGTATTGGGCATCGCGTTGGTAGCGGCGGTAAGTGGCGCGTTGTTGGGCTTCGCGGATTTGGTTTTGGCGGAAGTCGCTGTGGTTGCTGGGCACGATGCGCTCGTTGCTTTGTTTTTGCGCGCGCTGCATGGCTTGGGCGATTAAATCGGCGGGGCTGAGGCTGGGGGATTTGGGGGGGTGCTGCGATTTGTTGGGTTCGTTTGGGTTTTGTCGTAATTCGTTGCGCTCGTTTTGTTTTTTCGGAAACTCGTTGCGCTTGTTTGGTTCGTTTTGGTTTCGCTCCAACGCGTTGCCTTCGTTTTCAGGCTGCCTTGGGTGGGCGGCGAGTTTGGCTTGGTAGGCGGCGGCTTTTTGTTTGCGCTCGGCTTCGGTGCGCTGTTTGCGCGCGGTTTGGTTTTCGTAGCGGGCTTGGGCGTGTTGGGCAGCCTGAAAACGCTCGGCGGCGTGTGAATCTTTGCTTAACACGCGCGCTTGCGGGAGCGGGGCAGCGGCGGTGGGGCGCATATAAATGCAGTCCACGGGGCAGGGGGCAACGCATAAGCCGCAGCCTGTGCATTCGTCGGCTAACACGGTGTGCATTTGTTTGCTCGCGCCCATAATGGCATCCACGGGGCAGGCGCGGATGCAGGCGGTGCAGCCGATGCAGACGGCTTCGTCTATCCATGCGAGTGCGGGCGTTTGCGTTTTGGCGGGGGCGATTTCAGGCTGCCGTAAAAGCTGGGCAAGGTCGCGGATAACGATAGCACCACCCGGAGCGCAAAGGTTGATGGGCGCTTGTCCGCCAGCGATGGCTTGGGCGTAGGGCAGGCAGCCTGAAAAACCGCATTCGCGGCATTGGGTTTGCGGGAGCAGGGCGTTGATTTGGGCGGCGGTGGGCATGGTGTTGTGGTGGGTGTTTCGTGGTTAATGTGTGTTCGCTTTCAGGCTGCCTTTGCTGTAAACAAAAGCAGCCTGTGTGTTGTTATTTTTTGATGCGTTGGCATGCCATGCCCATTAGCGGGGGATTGGCGGCGTTGGTGAGCGTGAACAAATCGGGGGTGAAGGTGAGTATGCGATAGGATTCGCTGGTTCTGTTTTGCAAAATGCTAACGAGCTGTTTGTCCATCGCGGCTTCGGGCGAATCGGTTGCACGGGGCACATCAGGCGTGGCGGCTGGGTGTTTGTGAAGCTTGGTGATTTTTTGGTCATGGAAAGTGAGAATATTGCCGCGCACGCTCCATTTGCCGTTTGCGGTTAGCTTGTATTGATAGTTGATTTTGTCGTTTTTGCTGGGTTGGGATGAGCCTTTTTCGCTGGGCGCATCTATGCGGAAGATAAGCGTTTCTTGGCTGGTGTAACGCGCGTTGGGTTTGAATTGTATGGTGCTGTCGTCTTGCACTTCATCGCCCATTTGGGCGTGGCATTGCCAGTTGCCGATAAAATCGCTGGCTTTGGGCGCAATGGTTGGTTTGCCTTTGGGCGCGGCGAAGCTGGCAATGGGCAGCGCGAGCAATAGAGCGGAGAGTAGGATTTTAGACATGGCGTTTCCTTGTTGATTATAGATGATGGGGCGTTTTGCTTTTGCGGAATAAGGCAGCCTGAAAACGGATAAAAGGCGTGTTGTGTTGGCGTTTGGGTTTTGCCAGAGCGCATCAATCCATTTTCAGGCTGCCTTTGCTGGATGGTTGTTATGCCAAAGGCAGCCTGAAAAATTGTTTACTCGGTGCGCGACAAAATGCTGCGTTTGCCGTCCACGCCCGCGGGCGAAACAATGCCTTCGTCTTCCAAGGCTTGCATCAAATTGGCAGCGCGGTTGTAGCCGATGCGTAGCTGGCGTTGCAGCGATGAAATAGACGTTTTGCGCGTGCTCACCACAAACTGCACGGCTTGGTCAAACAAGTCGTCGCCGTGGTTGCTGCTGGCTTCGGGGTGGATAAACTGGTTGGTTTCTTCGGTGGCTTCGCCCGTTAAGATGCCGTCCACATAATTGGGCTCGGCTTGCTGCTTGATGAAATCCACCACGCGATGCACTTCATCATCGCTCACAAACGCGCCTTGCAAGCGGGTTGGCTCGGCGTTGCCAGGTTGCAAGAACAGCAAATCGCCGTATTTGAGCAAATCTTCCGCGCCCATTTGGTCTAGGATGGTGCGGCTATCTATGCGGCTTTGCACGGTGAACGCCATGCGCGTGGGCACGTTGGCTTTGATTAAGCCTGTGATGACATCCACGCTGGGGCGTTGCGTGGCGATAATCATGTGGATGCCTGCGGCGCGGGCTTTTTGCGCCAAGCGGGCGATTTGCGTTTCCACCGCTTTTTTCTCGGTCATCATCAAATCCGCCAGCTCATCAATTACCACCACAATCTGCGGCAGTTTTTCCAGCGGCTCGGGTTCATCGGGGTTCAGGCTGAACGGGTTAAACAGCGGTTTTTCCGCCGCTTGGGCAGCCTGAATTTTCTCGTTGTAGCTCGCCAAATTGCGCACGCCCGCATAAGAAAGCAGGCGGTAGCGTTTTTCCATTTCGGCAACGCACCAGTTAAGCGCGTTGCCCGCCTCGCGCATATCGGTTACCACGGGGCAAAGCAAGTGCGGGATGCCGTCATAAATGCTCAATTCCAGCATTTTCGGGTCAATCATAATAAAGCGCACTTCATCGGGCGTGGCTTTAAACAGCATGGACATAATCATCGCGTTCACGCCCACTGATTTGCCCGAGCCGGTCATACCGCCCACCAGCAAATGCGGCATTTTCGCCAAATCGCCCACCACCACATCGCCAGCAATATCCTTACCCAGCGCCACGGACAATTTGGATTTGGCATCGGCAAACACATCGGCGGTGAAAATCTCGTGCAGCAGCACTTCTTGGCGGTGTTCGTTGGGCAGCTCGATGCCCATGGTGTTTTTGCCCGCAATGGTTTCCACCACGCGCACCGATTGCACCGCCAGCGAGCGCGCCAAATCTTTTGCCAAGTTCACAATTTGGCTGCCTTTCACGCCCTTGGCGGGGATGATTTCATAGCGCGTGATGACTGGCCCTGCGGTGGCGGAAACCACGTCCACATGGATGCCGAACTCGGCAAGCTTGGCTTCAATGCGCTTGCCCGTTTGGCGCAGCTGCTCTTCGCTGGCAAGTATCACGTTTTGGTTTTCGGGGATTTTCAGGCTGCCTAAGTCGGGCAGGCGGTAGATGCCGTTTTCAGGCTGCCTGATGGCAGGCTCGGCAGGCGCGCGGCGGTTGGACTGCTGCGCGGGGTTGGCAATGGTTACCGCCATTTTCTTGCGGTTGCTGGTGCTGCTGATTTTTTGCGCCACAGGCTCGGCGATGATGTTTTCCACTTCCGCCAACACGCGCGGTTGCAATTTGGTTTCGGCGATGATTTCAGGCTGCGTCAAGCGGTCTTTTTGACTGAACACAGCGCGGAAAAAGCGTTCCAGCTGCACGCCCAATTTTTCCATAAAGTCCAGCCACGAAATCTGTACGATAAACGACAGCGACAGCAGCACCAAAATCACCAACACAAACGCGCCGCCCACTCTGCCGAGCATATGGTTCATGCCCGCTGCGGTGAGCGAGCCCACCAAACCGCCCGCGCCAAAGGGCAGCGATTTATCCAAATGCGCGTTAAACGCAAACGCTTCCAGCACAGGGCTGGCAATCATCATCATGCCTAAACCAATGCCCGCGTTGAGTTTTTTATACGGCGGCATCCCCGCATCCACCAGCGGGCGAAACGTGCGATACAACGCCACGCCCGCCGCGATGATGCACCACCACGCCGAAAAGCCAAATAAATAATAGGCAATATCTGCCAAATACGCGCCCAGCAAGCCCGCTAAATTTTTTACCATGCCCAAATGCGGCACGCTGCGCGACCAAGAGGGGTCGCGCATGGTAAACGTGAGCAGGGCGATGGCGGCATAGATGGTCGCCACCAAGCCAAACAGCCACAGCGTGTCGCCTGTTAAATTGCGG of Kingella oralis contains these proteins:
- a CDS encoding ParB/RepB/Spo0J family partition protein yields the protein MSKPKSGLGRGLDSLIALSGNLPPAEQDNRLTHIPITQIRPSRYQARTQFDDDSLQELADSIKAQGIIQPITVREYGLDNYELIAGERRLRAAQLAGLTEVPVVIKHINDKTAMAMGLIENIQRENLNPIEEAQGLRRLIDEFELTHEAIAQAIGRSRSTITNSLRLLKLPEPIQDMMAQHHLEMGHARALINLPVQQQLELAHKAVKNAWSVRETERRSQEILKDKPAPAQPHPDIQHIAEQLTEKLGVLVEIKTRNQKSGQIILKFNSPEQFEQLLEHL
- a CDS encoding RnfABCDGE type electron transport complex subunit B, encoding MPTAAQINALLPQTQCRECGFSGCLPYAQAIAGGQAPINLCAPGGAIVIRDLAQLLRQPEIAPAKTQTPALAWIDEAVCIGCTACIRACPVDAIMGASKQMHTVLADECTGCGLCVAPCPVDCIYMRPTAAAPLPQARVLSKDSHAAERFQAAQHAQARYENQTARKQRTEAERKQKAAAYQAKLAAHPRQPENEGNALERNQNEPNKRNEFPKKQNERNELRQNPNEPNKSQHPPKSPSLSPADLIAQAMQRAQKQSNERIVPSNHSDFRQNQIREAQQRATYRRYQRDAQYGTPAEKAAAIEWLRQHKAEQEAREAANQQAA
- a CDS encoding DNA translocase FtsK, with translation MIARIFKSPKSPAPQAKKVAKKTSNSRAPQAKKTTAKPLNPKAKSKAADAPRKQPKTVLSVQHGGSSAERDRNLTGDTLWLFGLVATIYAAIALLTFTMRDPSWSRSVPHLGMVKNLAGLLGAYLADIAYYLFGFSAWWCIIAAGVALYRTFRPLVDAGMPPYKKLNAGIGLGMMMIASPVLEAFAFNAHLDKSLPFGAGGLVGSLTAAGMNHMLGRVGGAFVLVILVLLSLSFIVQISWLDFMEKLGVQLERFFRAVFSQKDRLTQPEIIAETKLQPRVLAEVENIIAEPVAQKISSTSNRKKMAVTIANPAQQSNRRAPAEPAIRQPENGIYRLPDLGSLKIPENQNVILASEEQLRQTGKRIEAKLAEFGIHVDVVSATAGPVITRYEIIPAKGVKGSQIVNLAKDLARSLAVQSVRVVETIAGKNTMGIELPNEHRQEVLLHEIFTADVFADAKSKLSVALGKDIAGDVVVGDLAKMPHLLVGGMTGSGKSVGVNAMIMSMLFKATPDEVRFIMIDPKMLELSIYDGIPHLLCPVVTDMREAGNALNWCVAEMEKRYRLLSYAGVRNLASYNEKIQAAQAAEKPLFNPFSLNPDEPEPLEKLPQIVVVIDELADLMMTEKKAVETQIARLAQKARAAGIHMIIATQRPSVDVITGLIKANVPTRMAFTVQSRIDSRTILDQMGAEDLLKYGDLLFLQPGNAEPTRLQGAFVSDDEVHRVVDFIKQQAEPNYVDGILTGEATEETNQFIHPEASSNHGDDLFDQAVQFVVSTRKTSISSLQRQLRIGYNRAANLMQALEDEGIVSPAGVDGKRSILSRTE